The following proteins are encoded in a genomic region of Acidobacteriota bacterium:
- a CDS encoding class I SAM-dependent RNA methyltransferase has translation MTQKPNYAAGDILELKIEKIVPRGLGLAFVEGLTVFVPLSVAGDIVRAEIKHIKKRIAFASIVDIIEQSGNRIVPPCPHFGVCGGCDFQQMNYETQLRAKLDIIRDCLKRIGKIEFEDLGIIPSPNEFGYRSRARWHADREQQKIGYYARDSHDTVDVDVCPILSPELEAVLRSLRQNIDWPQMWADTAEIEAAAGDRGAVSLYSSDMAEPTAEITCSHAGIEYAFSARSFFRAINR, from the coding sequence GTGACCCAAAAACCAAACTACGCCGCCGGCGACATACTCGAACTCAAAATTGAAAAGATCGTGCCGCGCGGCCTCGGCCTCGCATTTGTCGAAGGCCTCACCGTTTTCGTCCCGCTCTCGGTTGCCGGCGACATTGTCCGCGCCGAAATAAAGCACATCAAAAAACGCATCGCCTTTGCCTCGATCGTCGATATTATTGAGCAGTCCGGCAATCGAATCGTGCCGCCTTGCCCGCATTTCGGGGTTTGCGGCGGGTGCGATTTTCAGCAGATGAATTACGAGACGCAGCTTCGTGCAAAACTCGATATCATCCGCGATTGTCTCAAACGCATCGGCAAGATCGAGTTCGAAGATCTCGGCATAATCCCAAGCCCTAACGAATTTGGATATCGCTCGCGTGCCCGCTGGCACGCCGATCGCGAGCAGCAAAAGATCGGTTACTACGCACGCGATTCGCACGACACCGTCGATGTCGATGTTTGCCCGATCCTCAGCCCCGAGCTCGAAGCCGTCCTCAGATCGCTCCGCCAAAACATCGATTGGCCCCAAATGTGGGCTGACACCGCCGAGATCGAAGCTGCCGCCGGTGACCGCGGTGCTGTTTCGCTCTACTCATCCGACATGGCCGAACCGACCGCCGAGATCACTTGTTCGCACGCCGGAATCGAGTATGCATTTTCAGCCCGCAGCTTTTTCAGGGCAATCAATCGTTGA
- a CDS encoding methylmalonyl-CoA mutase, whose translation MAERRERFETSSGIELPNDFNPENTKGVDYDADLGEPGEFPYTRGVRRNVYRGRFWTMRQYAGFATAEESNERYKYLLSQGTTGLSVAFDLPTQIGLDSDDPLSAGEVGKVGVAIDSLDDMLTLFDGIPLDTVSTSMTINSTASTLLCLYLAVARRQNVGFDKVTGTVQNDILKEYIARGTYIYPPRPSLRLITDMFAYCAAEVPNWNTISISGYHIREAGSTAAQEIAFTLADGICYVQAAIDVGLKVDDFAPRLSFFFNSHNNLLEEIAKFRAARRLWARIMRDRFGAKDPKSLMLRFHTQTAGSTLTAQQPEVNVVRTTIQALAAVLGGTQSLHTNSMDEALSLPTESAARVALRTQQVIAYESGVADTVDPFAGSYAIEELTTKLEQIAVDYIEKIDAMGGMLRAIETGYVQNEIQDAAFDYQKAVEKHDAIVVGVNKFHSDEEVPIPILRVDERIEREQVARLQAVRAKRDAADADAAIKRITDTANSTENLIPHILTAVESHVTVGEISHALRKVWGEYQEAVTI comes from the coding sequence ATGGCTGAACGACGCGAACGATTTGAGACTTCGTCGGGGATCGAGCTTCCTAACGATTTTAATCCTGAGAACACAAAGGGCGTTGACTATGACGCGGATCTTGGCGAGCCGGGCGAGTTTCCGTACACGCGCGGCGTGCGGCGGAACGTTTATCGCGGGCGGTTTTGGACAATGCGTCAGTACGCGGGGTTTGCGACGGCTGAGGAATCGAATGAGCGGTACAAATATCTGCTGTCGCAGGGCACGACGGGGCTGAGCGTGGCGTTCGATCTGCCGACGCAGATCGGGCTTGATTCGGACGATCCGCTGTCGGCGGGCGAGGTCGGGAAGGTCGGCGTGGCGATCGACAGCCTCGACGATATGCTGACGCTGTTTGACGGCATACCGCTCGACACGGTCTCGACCTCGATGACGATAAACTCGACGGCTTCGACGCTGTTGTGTCTATATTTGGCCGTCGCACGGCGCCAGAACGTCGGTTTTGACAAGGTCACCGGGACCGTTCAGAACGACATCCTCAAGGAATACATTGCCCGCGGAACCTACATCTATCCGCCGAGGCCGAGCTTGCGTCTGATCACCGATATGTTCGCGTATTGTGCGGCCGAGGTGCCGAATTGGAACACGATCTCGATCTCGGGCTATCACATCCGCGAAGCCGGTTCGACGGCCGCACAGGAGATCGCGTTCACGCTGGCGGATGGGATTTGTTATGTTCAGGCAGCGATAGATGTCGGGCTAAAGGTAGATGATTTTGCTCCGCGATTGTCGTTCTTCTTTAATTCGCACAACAATCTGCTCGAAGAGATCGCTAAATTTCGTGCCGCACGCCGCCTATGGGCGCGGATAATGCGTGACCGTTTTGGCGCGAAGGATCCAAAGTCGCTGATGCTGCGTTTTCACACGCAGACCGCGGGTTCGACGCTGACGGCACAGCAGCCCGAGGTAAACGTCGTTCGCACGACGATCCAGGCGTTGGCGGCCGTTCTCGGCGGAACGCAGAGCCTGCATACGAATTCGATGGACGAGGCATTGAGCCTGCCGACCGAATCGGCGGCACGCGTCGCGCTTCGAACGCAGCAGGTTATCGCTTACGAATCGGGCGTTGCCGACACGGTCGATCCGTTTGCCGGAAGTTATGCGATCGAGGAACTTACGACCAAACTCGAACAGATCGCCGTCGATTATATCGAGAAAATTGACGCCATGGGCGGCATGCTCCGGGCGATCGAAACCGGTTACGTCCAAAACGAGATCCAGGACGCAGCTTTTGATTATCAGAAAGCCGTGGAAAAACATGATGCGATCGTAGTCGGTGTGAATAAATTCCACTCCGACGAAGAAGTTCCAATTCCCATCCTCAGGGTCGACGAACGGATCGAACGCGAGCAAGTCGCAAGATTGCAGGCAGTCAGAGCAAAACGCGATGCCGCCGACGCCGATGCCGCGATAAAGCGGATCACTGACACCGCCAACAGCACCGAAAACCTCATCCCTCACATCCTCACCGCCGTCGAATCGCACGTCACCGTCGGCGAGATCAGCCACGCACTTCGCAAAGTGTGGGGCGAATACCAAGAAGCCGTAACGATCTGA